In Nitrospiraceae bacterium, a genomic segment contains:
- a CDS encoding MCE family protein, which produces MSAKANYHKIGVFIVLGLVTLIIAIVALSGGKWFKKVMYWESYFDESVQGLAVGSPIKYRGVQVGTVDAIGFVGDIYGEELGKEDLLRYGRYILVRGSAADLAPHLTQEEKEAERGGRITAGLRVRLASQGVTGVVYLEADYLDAQQYPALDVPWKPQAAYLPSAPSTVSVLGAALHTIARDLEKADIHTITRNLDSLVLAVTKLVQDTNAQALSSQTGRVLAEFQELAGQTRRLVERPEIRAMVSDAAGTVQGTRQLIADLSEASKHIKTASEQFPGAFARLERTVQRMDRLMSNKSQDIEDTVENLRVMSENLREITDNAKRYPAQVFLGEPPPRAGATKR; this is translated from the coding sequence ATGAGCGCCAAGGCCAACTATCATAAGATCGGCGTCTTTATCGTGCTCGGATTGGTCACACTCATCATCGCGATCGTCGCGCTGAGTGGAGGGAAGTGGTTCAAGAAGGTGATGTATTGGGAAAGCTATTTCGACGAGTCCGTCCAGGGCCTCGCGGTCGGATCGCCGATCAAGTATCGCGGCGTACAGGTCGGAACGGTGGACGCGATCGGTTTCGTGGGCGATATCTATGGAGAAGAACTCGGCAAAGAAGACTTGCTGCGCTATGGGCGCTATATTCTTGTCCGTGGATCTGCTGCTGATCTGGCACCCCATCTCACGCAGGAAGAAAAAGAAGCGGAGCGTGGCGGCAGGATTACGGCTGGGCTTCGGGTCAGGCTGGCTTCACAGGGCGTGACAGGAGTGGTGTACCTGGAAGCGGATTACCTGGACGCGCAGCAGTATCCGGCATTAGACGTGCCGTGGAAACCTCAAGCTGCGTACCTGCCTTCCGCTCCAAGCACGGTGAGTGTATTGGGCGCCGCTCTCCATACCATTGCCAGAGATCTGGAAAAGGCCGACATCCACACAATAACCAGAAATCTCGATAGCCTTGTGCTTGCAGTGACGAAATTGGTTCAAGACACAAATGCGCAGGCATTGAGTAGCCAGACGGGACGAGTGCTGGCCGAGTTTCAAGAGCTGGCGGGACAAACTCGTCGGCTTGTGGAGCGCCCTGAAATCAGAGCCATGGTTTCCGACGCGGCCGGCACGGTGCAAGGAACGAGACAGCTCATCGCCGATTTGTCAGAGGCATCGAAACACATCAAGACCGCATCCGAACAATTCCCCGGCGCGTTCGCCCGGTTGGAGCGTACGGTGCAGCGAATGGACAGGCTTATGTCGAATAAGAGTCAAGATATCGAGGACACAGTGGAGAATCTGCGAGTCATGTCAGAGAACCTTCGGGAAATAACCGACAATGCGAAACGATATCCCGCTCAAGTGTTCTTGGGCGAACCTCCGCCTCGGGCGGGGGCGACAAAGCGATAA
- a CDS encoding MGMT family protein has product MPRPSFGRSRPTANLVTPGARTEIWFAVGECSLGSILVAKSERGICALFLGDDPDALARELQDQFPRATLIGGDVDFDQLVAKIVGFVEAPSLGLDLPLDVRGTAFQGRVWQTLRRIPAGLRMSYREIAEHLARKYLWKLIVSGWHRGMGRD; this is encoded by the coding sequence GTGCCACGCCCCTCGTTCGGCCGCTCCCGCCCTACCGCAAACTTGGTCACGCCTGGCGCCCGGACGGAGATCTGGTTCGCCGTGGGCGAGTGCTCGCTGGGGTCGATCCTGGTGGCCAAGAGCGAGCGCGGGATTTGCGCCCTTTTTCTGGGCGACGATCCGGACGCGCTGGCGCGCGAGTTACAAGACCAGTTTCCTCGAGCCACTCTCATCGGAGGTGATGTCGACTTCGACCAGCTCGTCGCGAAAATCGTCGGCTTCGTCGAAGCGCCGTCGCTCGGTCTCGATCTGCCGTTGGATGTGCGGGGCACGGCGTTCCAGGGGCGAGTGTGGCAAACATTGCGAAGGATTCCTGCGGGCCTGAGGATGAGCTACCGCGAGATCGCCGAGCATCTGGCGCGCAAGTATCTCTGGAAACTTATCGTGTCCGGCTGGCACCGGGGTATGGGTCGTGACTAG
- a CDS encoding beta-phosphoglucomutase family hydrolase, whose product MKKTVPIVTLSPRDYDAVLFDLDGVLTKTASVHAAAWKRLFDGFLEQRAAATGEAFIPFDIESDYRRYVDGKPRYDGVASFLDSRGIALPSGAPDDAPGMQTAHALGNMKDHYFLQQLEQHGVEPYEAAIALVETLRTQKVKTAVVSSSNNCAAVLEAAGISGLFDARVDGMDITRLALNGKPAPDGFLEAARRVRADPSRAVVVEDALAGVEAGRAGRFGLVIGIDRSGQSQALREAGADVVVTSLAQVQVTTESPSEWSLVYEGFDPASEGTREALCTLGNGYFSTRGAVTWARADGIHYPGAYLAGGYNRLRTDIAGRVVENEDLVNLPNWLALEFRIADGDWFDVRTVTILSYRQELDLRLGMLLRTIRFEDGQGRRVTLKERRLVSISDMHLGALELALIAENWSARVTVRSAIDGRVVNAGARLYRKFNNQHLESPAGEVVGEDSVSLLVRTCQSHIQIAQTARTQAFVGGNSLNGPRRVINEPGYIGQEFDLELRQGETVKLEKLVSFYTSRDHAISECGSAARKAIAGAGRFDAIMAEHALAWKHVWRYFDVQMLPVDAPFKLNVPMLLRLNMFHLLQAVSPHSIGLDIGVPARGWTGEAYQGHIFWDELFIFPFLNYRMPEITRSLLLYRYRRLGEARAAARRAGLQGAMFPWQSGSDGQEETQELNLNPRSQRWVPDNSYLQRHVGSAVAYNVWQYFQVTHDIEFLRFHGAELILEIARFWSSIAHFNDQRGRYEIHGVMGPDEFHEGYPDSPAPGLKNNAYTNIMAVWVLWRALEVLDLLPDMRREALMARLGLSEEEIVRWDEISRRMYVPFHDDGIISQFEGYEKLAELDWENYRMRYGNIGRLELILEAENDSANRYKASKQADTLMLFYLFSSEELGELFERLGYPFDPATIPRHVAYYDSRSSHGSTLSRVVHAWVLARSDRPRATRYFAEALQSDVNDIQQGTTAEGVHLGAMAGTVDLVQRGTMGIEVTADVLRLNPKLPLEVERLDMHLRYRGHSLDLRLTRDALTVRGHNGGAAPIKLGIKNEVYEFGGSSTRLFNLDSPT is encoded by the coding sequence ATGAAAAAGACGGTTCCCATTGTCACGTTGTCTCCTCGTGATTACGACGCCGTTTTGTTCGATCTCGACGGCGTGCTGACCAAAACCGCGAGCGTGCATGCAGCGGCGTGGAAAAGACTGTTCGACGGGTTTCTCGAACAGCGGGCCGCAGCCACAGGCGAAGCGTTCATCCCCTTCGACATCGAGAGCGACTACCGGCGCTACGTCGACGGCAAGCCCCGGTACGACGGCGTGGCCTCGTTTCTTGACTCGCGCGGCATTGCCCTGCCTTCCGGCGCGCCCGACGACGCCCCCGGCATGCAGACCGCGCATGCGTTGGGCAACATGAAGGACCACTATTTTCTGCAACAGCTGGAGCAGCACGGCGTCGAGCCTTATGAGGCCGCAATCGCGCTCGTCGAAACACTTCGCACTCAGAAGGTCAAGACGGCCGTCGTATCCTCCAGCAACAATTGCGCGGCAGTGTTGGAGGCCGCGGGGATATCGGGCCTCTTCGACGCCCGGGTGGACGGAATGGACATAACCAGGCTGGCCCTCAACGGCAAGCCGGCGCCCGATGGGTTTCTGGAAGCGGCGCGGCGCGTCAGGGCCGACCCCTCGCGGGCCGTCGTCGTCGAAGACGCTCTCGCCGGCGTCGAGGCGGGGCGTGCCGGTCGATTCGGGTTGGTCATCGGAATTGATCGCAGCGGGCAATCTCAGGCGCTGCGCGAGGCGGGCGCCGATGTGGTGGTGACCAGTCTCGCGCAGGTCCAAGTGACGACGGAGTCACCTTCTGAGTGGTCACTGGTGTACGAAGGGTTCGACCCGGCGAGCGAGGGAACCCGCGAAGCATTGTGCACGCTCGGCAACGGCTATTTCTCGACGCGCGGGGCGGTAACGTGGGCGCGGGCGGACGGGATCCACTATCCCGGCGCCTACCTCGCCGGCGGCTACAACCGACTGCGCACTGACATTGCCGGTCGGGTGGTCGAGAACGAGGACCTCGTGAACCTTCCCAATTGGCTTGCGCTCGAGTTTCGCATCGCCGACGGGGACTGGTTCGACGTGAGAACTGTCACAATCCTTTCATATCGCCAGGAGCTTGACCTTCGCCTCGGCATGCTGCTCCGCACTATACGTTTCGAGGATGGCCAGGGGCGGCGCGTGACGCTCAAGGAGCGACGTCTGGTCTCGATCAGCGACATGCATCTGGGCGCGCTCGAACTGGCGCTCATCGCCGAAAACTGGTCCGCGCGTGTCACGGTGCGTTCGGCCATCGATGGACGTGTCGTCAATGCGGGCGCCAGGCTCTATCGCAAATTCAACAATCAACATCTGGAGTCGCCGGCAGGCGAGGTAGTCGGCGAAGACAGCGTCTCGTTGCTCGTCCGCACCTGCCAATCCCATATTCAGATTGCGCAGACGGCGCGAACGCAAGCGTTCGTCGGCGGCAACTCATTGAACGGCCCGCGTCGGGTCATCAACGAACCGGGCTACATCGGACAGGAATTCGACCTCGAACTGAGGCAGGGCGAAACAGTGAAGCTTGAAAAGCTTGTCTCGTTCTATACCTCGCGTGATCACGCTATTTCCGAGTGCGGATCGGCGGCTCGTAAGGCGATCGCGGGCGCGGGTCGTTTCGACGCCATCATGGCGGAGCATGCCCTCGCCTGGAAACATGTGTGGCGTTACTTCGACGTGCAGATGCTGCCGGTCGACGCTCCGTTCAAACTGAACGTCCCGATGCTTCTTCGGTTGAACATGTTTCATCTGCTGCAGGCGGTCTCGCCCCATTCGATCGGCCTCGATATCGGCGTGCCGGCGCGCGGCTGGACCGGCGAGGCCTATCAGGGCCACATCTTTTGGGATGAACTGTTTATCTTCCCGTTTCTCAATTATCGAATGCCTGAGATCACCCGGTCTCTTCTGCTCTATCGTTACCGGCGTCTGGGTGAGGCGCGCGCCGCGGCCAGGCGCGCGGGGTTACAGGGAGCCATGTTCCCTTGGCAAAGCGGGAGCGACGGACAGGAAGAAACGCAGGAACTCAATCTGAACCCGCGCTCGCAACGCTGGGTGCCGGATAACTCGTACTTGCAGCGCCACGTGGGGAGCGCCGTCGCCTATAACGTCTGGCAGTACTTTCAAGTCACTCACGACATCGAGTTTTTGCGGTTTCACGGCGCCGAACTGATTCTCGAGATCGCGCGGTTCTGGTCCAGCATCGCTCATTTCAACGATCAGCGAGGACGTTATGAGATTCACGGCGTCATGGGACCAGACGAGTTTCACGAGGGATATCCCGACTCACCGGCGCCCGGCCTGAAGAACAACGCCTATACCAACATCATGGCCGTATGGGTGCTGTGGCGGGCGCTGGAGGTGCTCGACTTGCTCCCAGACATGCGTCGCGAGGCGCTCATGGCGCGGCTGGGATTGTCGGAGGAAGAGATCGTCCGCTGGGACGAGATCAGCCGCAGGATGTATGTGCCGTTTCATGACGACGGAATCATCAGTCAGTTCGAAGGCTACGAAAAGCTCGCCGAGTTGGATTGGGAGAATTATCGCATGCGGTACGGCAACATCGGCCGCCTCGAACTGATTCTCGAGGCGGAGAACGACAGCGCCAACCGCTACAAGGCATCGAAACAGGCGGATACCCTGATGTTGTTTTATCTGTTTTCCTCCGAAGAGCTCGGCGAACTGTTTGAGCGCCTGGGCTATCCGTTCGACCCGGCAACGATTCCGAGACACGTCGCCTACTACGACTCCCGCTCGTCCCACGGATCGACGCTGTCCCGCGTGGTCCATGCCTGGGTGCTGGCGCGTTCCGACCGGCCGCGGGCGACTCGCTACTTCGCGGAAGCGCTCCAGAGCGATGTGAACGATATTCAGCAGGGCACCACCGCGGAGGGCGTCCATCTCGGCGCCATGGCGGGAACGGTCGATCTCGTGCAGCGCGGAACGATGGGGATCGAAGTCACGGCAGACGTTCTCCGTCTCAACCCGAAATTGCCTCTGGAAGTGGAACGCCTCGACATGCACCTTCGCTATCGCGGACATTCGCTCGATCTACGACTCACGCGCGATGCGCTCACCGTGCGCGGACACAATGGCGGCGCGGCGCCGATCAAACTGGGAATCAAGAACGAGGTGTACGAGTTCGGGGGCAGCAGCACGCGCCTGTTCAATCTTGACTCACCGACGTGA
- a CDS encoding phosphatase PAP2 family protein, whose protein sequence is MTKFAVGRERPNEGRGTHSFDPFHEFDRSFPSSHAARAFAVASVFADRYEQPIPLIAYGTAAFISVSRVYLNEHFASDVVAGAVLGFVIGKVLSWRHKDENRRLTVLPYVPDARGGLGMTFSCSF, encoded by the coding sequence GTGACCAAGTTTGCGGTAGGGCGGGAGCGGCCGAACGAGGGGCGTGGCACGCACTCATTCGATCCGTTTCATGAATTCGATCGATCCTTTCCCTCGAGTCATGCCGCGAGGGCATTTGCCGTGGCGAGCGTATTTGCCGATCGCTACGAGCAACCGATCCCGTTGATCGCCTATGGCACGGCAGCGTTCATCAGCGTCTCACGGGTGTATCTCAATGAGCACTTTGCCTCGGATGTCGTCGCGGGTGCCGTCTTGGGTTTTGTGATCGGGAAGGTCCTGAGCTGGCGCCATAAGGACGAGAATCGGCGGTTGACCGTGCTCCCTTATGTTCCGGACGCCAGGGGTGGGTTGGGGATGACGTTCAGCTGCTCATTCTGA
- a CDS encoding MlaE family lipid ABC transporter permease subunit — MVEGTPAAEGSLNSLDARRSSDGGTLTLIMTGRWDSDTTGKWWQRGQQMLTQGKPRRLVIDASGVSYCDGAGVAFLIDLQQLQIRTGGDATIQGLQEEFRRLLDIYGDISINRPPGRRREPLSIIEQVGKAAVELWRDLQALLTFVGELALTLLRAARRPRLVRWQDAWLAAERSGVDALPIIALIGVLLGLILAFQSAIPMRRFGADIFVADLLGIAMLREMGPLITAIILAGRSGSAFAAELGTMKVREEIDALRTMGLEPVRFLVLPRVIAAVAMIPVLTVFANLFGLMGGAIVMRSLGYPLVTYVNQVLSAVTVGDLMGGLLKSFVYGIVVAAVGCLRGLETKTGASAVGQSTTSAVVSGIVLIAIVDGLFAVVFHALGL, encoded by the coding sequence ATGGTGGAGGGAACACCAGCAGCAGAGGGGTCTCTCAATTCGCTGGATGCGCGTCGCTCGAGCGACGGCGGCACGCTCACGCTCATCATGACGGGACGGTGGGATTCGGACACGACCGGGAAGTGGTGGCAGCGAGGCCAACAGATGCTGACGCAAGGGAAACCACGCCGGCTTGTGATCGATGCGTCGGGGGTGAGTTACTGTGACGGCGCTGGGGTTGCGTTCCTGATCGACCTTCAGCAGTTGCAGATCCGCACCGGCGGTGATGCGACAATTCAAGGGCTGCAGGAGGAATTCCGGCGCCTTCTGGATATCTATGGGGATATCTCAATAAATCGTCCACCGGGACGCCGCCGTGAGCCGCTGTCGATCATTGAGCAGGTTGGAAAAGCGGCGGTCGAACTGTGGCGGGATCTTCAGGCCCTTCTAACTTTCGTCGGAGAACTGGCGCTGACGTTGCTCCGTGCTGCTCGCCGGCCCCGTCTTGTGCGATGGCAAGATGCCTGGCTTGCGGCGGAACGGTCCGGAGTCGATGCGCTCCCGATCATTGCGCTGATCGGGGTGCTGCTCGGCCTAATCTTGGCGTTTCAGTCCGCCATTCCGATGCGCCGGTTTGGGGCGGACATTTTCGTCGCCGATCTCCTGGGAATAGCGATGCTCCGCGAGATGGGGCCTTTGATCACTGCCATTATCCTGGCCGGCCGGTCCGGTTCGGCGTTTGCCGCAGAACTGGGAACCATGAAAGTCAGAGAAGAAATTGACGCGCTGCGTACGATGGGACTTGAGCCGGTCCGATTTCTCGTTTTACCACGTGTCATAGCAGCGGTGGCGATGATCCCGGTCTTGACGGTGTTCGCAAACCTGTTCGGTTTGATGGGAGGAGCGATCGTGATGCGGTCGCTGGGGTATCCGCTCGTCACGTATGTGAACCAAGTCCTGTCAGCCGTGACAGTGGGGGACCTCATGGGTGGACTGCTGAAATCATTCGTCTACGGTATTGTGGTAGCCGCGGTCGGCTGCCTGCGGGGTTTGGAGACGAAGACAGGCGCCAGTGCGGTCGGCCAATCGACCACCAGCGCGGTCGTCAGCGGCATCGTGCTCATTGCTATTGTGGATGGCCTCTTTGCAGTGGTGTTCCATGCCTTAGGCTTGTAA
- a CDS encoding ATP-binding cassette domain-containing protein, whose amino-acid sequence MLPIENRPIIQVQHFTAAYDGSVVIDDISFEIYRGEVFAILGGSGSGKSTLLKHMIGLYQPAAGHIFIGGKDIVTAEGDERTGILKSIGVTYQMGALFGSMTLLENVRLPLEEYTALPSDAMDLIARMKLKLVGLETFLDYMPSELSGGMQKRAAIARAMALDPHILFLDEPSAGLDPITSAELDRLILDLARNLAITFVIVTHELSSIDTIADRVIMLDKEVKKIVATGRPQELREHAVNPWVRQFLNPGVPAETAGKGAGGEQ is encoded by the coding sequence ATGCTGCCGATAGAAAACAGGCCGATTATTCAAGTGCAACACTTCACCGCCGCCTACGATGGGTCAGTGGTGATCGACGACATTTCTTTTGAGATCTATCGTGGCGAAGTCTTTGCCATCCTCGGTGGATCCGGCAGTGGAAAAAGCACCTTGCTGAAGCACATGATCGGCCTCTACCAGCCCGCGGCCGGACATATCTTCATCGGCGGGAAGGACATCGTGACGGCCGAGGGAGATGAGCGCACCGGTATTCTCAAGAGCATTGGGGTCACGTATCAGATGGGTGCGCTGTTCGGTTCCATGACCCTGTTGGAAAATGTCCGGCTGCCCCTGGAAGAATACACGGCCCTTCCGTCGGATGCCATGGATCTGATCGCTCGCATGAAACTCAAATTGGTAGGGCTGGAAACGTTCCTGGATTATATGCCCTCCGAACTCAGCGGCGGCATGCAGAAACGTGCGGCCATCGCGCGTGCCATGGCGCTTGACCCGCACATTCTCTTTCTGGATGAGCCCTCTGCGGGACTCGACCCGATTACCTCGGCAGAACTCGACCGACTGATTCTCGACCTCGCCCGCAATCTCGCGATCACGTTCGTCATCGTCACACATGAGCTGTCGAGCATTGACACCATCGCCGATCGGGTGATCATGTTGGACAAGGAGGTCAAAAAGATCGTGGCGACAGGACGGCCTCAGGAGTTACGCGAACATGCCGTCAATCCCTGGGTGCGTCAATTTCTCAATCCTGGTGTACCGGCCGAGACCGCCGGAAAAGGCGCAGGTGGAGAGCAATGA
- a CDS encoding membrane integrity-associated transporter subunit PqiC — protein MPDFIGICLVLLILGGCVNLGRSYPEKHSYALEAVHSGETRASIPGTVLKVRKFRVSPAFEGKELVYRANDARYEGDFYNEWFVPPNAMITQQVVNWLTRAGLFQYVMDSSGPLPATHRLEGILTVLYGDYRATPAKAVLAVQFFFLHEASAQGEVLWHREYRKEVDIMEQTPEALVSGWNEALRLILSALDEDLTRTLRRQ, from the coding sequence GTGCCGGATTTCATCGGCATCTGCCTTGTCCTGCTCATACTCGGCGGTTGCGTGAATCTCGGCAGGAGCTATCCGGAGAAACACTCCTATGCTCTGGAGGCGGTACATTCAGGCGAGACACGGGCCTCCATTCCTGGAACCGTCCTGAAGGTTCGAAAATTTCGAGTCTCGCCGGCTTTTGAAGGAAAGGAGTTGGTGTATCGCGCGAACGATGCGCGGTACGAAGGAGACTTTTACAACGAGTGGTTTGTCCCGCCCAATGCCATGATCACTCAACAAGTCGTGAACTGGCTGACAAGGGCCGGCCTGTTTCAGTATGTCATGGATTCGTCAGGGCCATTGCCCGCCACGCATAGGCTCGAGGGGATCCTGACGGTGCTGTATGGAGATTATCGCGCAACCCCTGCAAAGGCTGTTCTGGCCGTCCAATTCTTCTTCCTCCATGAGGCGTCCGCTCAAGGAGAAGTTCTGTGGCATCGAGAGTATCGGAAAGAAGTGGACATTATGGAACAGACGCCCGAGGCACTCGTGTCGGGTTGGAATGAGGCTCTTCGACTTATCTTGAGCGCTCTTGATGAAGACCTCACTCGAACACTCCGGCGTCAGTGA
- a CDS encoding MFS transporter: MSLVSLLRATFQGLRDDERTQGTLEVSEQLSSKRNVRWLWTGELISQLGDGLNRPAILWFVYDLTGSAVKMTFIGVLQTIPPLVLGPVIGVYLDRLSADWKLRVMISLDLARGALLAWLATLSILGMLTLPTLYTFVFLIALAAMPYGPALNSTIPSLVQASRLTAANAAIQSTATLGLLCGPAISGATVAFLGVGYVLYANAATFLLAAFCKMPIRVNSEAPSPIRSGTSGGWINELAAGFRLVFVEQRIIFRVALLGALFTLASTGFIFLLPIITKNILSGGPMFLGVIWSALGLGMIFMSVLLMSSARRTLIDHLLLISAGPVIEGLAIVGLAAVDSLVAALGLVIVIGAGTALVMPMITAFIQVTAPQETRARALTIFGTITMVSAMAGMTAFSWAADHLGSRIALVVLGVVQMMAGVIGVMFTQSSEFQTNLASRSDDHPSSKSDTGIT, translated from the coding sequence ATGTCCCTCGTGAGCTTGCTGCGCGCGACTTTTCAGGGCCTCCGGGATGATGAGCGGACACAGGGAACTCTTGAGGTCAGTGAGCAGCTGAGCTCGAAGAGAAATGTGCGGTGGCTTTGGACTGGGGAGCTAATTTCCCAACTCGGGGACGGCCTCAATAGGCCGGCGATCCTGTGGTTCGTGTACGATCTCACTGGTTCTGCTGTTAAAATGACGTTCATTGGTGTCCTTCAGACCATCCCGCCCTTGGTCCTCGGCCCAGTTATCGGTGTGTATCTCGATCGTCTGTCCGCCGACTGGAAACTTCGCGTGATGATCTCACTGGATCTCGCGCGTGGTGCACTATTGGCGTGGCTCGCGACCCTCTCTATTCTCGGTATGCTGACCTTACCCACATTGTACACATTTGTTTTTCTGATCGCCCTTGCTGCAATGCCGTATGGGCCGGCCTTGAACTCGACCATTCCCTCTCTGGTACAAGCTTCGCGCCTGACCGCTGCAAATGCGGCAATACAAAGCACGGCAACGCTCGGCTTGTTGTGCGGACCCGCGATCAGCGGCGCCACAGTTGCCTTCCTTGGTGTGGGGTACGTCCTGTACGCCAATGCCGCCACCTTTCTGCTCGCCGCTTTCTGTAAGATGCCGATACGCGTAAACTCAGAAGCACCGAGCCCGATCCGGAGTGGAACATCCGGTGGATGGATCAATGAACTGGCAGCTGGATTCCGGCTTGTGTTTGTTGAGCAACGAATCATTTTTCGAGTTGCCCTGTTAGGCGCCCTCTTCACTCTCGCATCGACAGGCTTCATCTTTCTCCTTCCCATCATCACCAAGAACATTCTTTCTGGAGGGCCGATGTTCCTTGGGGTGATATGGTCGGCCCTTGGCCTCGGCATGATATTCATGTCAGTGCTGTTAATGTCGAGCGCTCGGCGAACACTCATCGATCATTTGTTGCTGATATCGGCGGGGCCGGTGATTGAAGGGTTGGCCATTGTGGGGCTCGCAGCGGTTGACAGCTTGGTGGCGGCGCTTGGTCTCGTGATCGTCATCGGTGCCGGAACGGCTCTTGTCATGCCGATGATCACGGCCTTTATTCAGGTAACAGCTCCTCAGGAGACTCGTGCAAGAGCGTTGACGATCTTCGGCACCATCACGATGGTCTCCGCCATGGCTGGCATGACGGCCTTCAGCTGGGCAGCTGATCATCTGGGAAGTCGTATCGCACTCGTTGTGCTTGGAGTCGTGCAAATGATGGCCGGTGTGATCGGCGTCATGTTTACGCAATCCTCGGAGTTCCAGACAAATCTCGCGAGTCGGTCCGATGATCATCCGTCAAGCAAATCGGACACCGGTATCACTTGA